GTGATTGTCTTAGCGCCACCGACACTCAAAGCAATGATATCTGAAGCAGGGGGCGCATTGTCTACTTCCGCACTTATATATGGCGCTGAAGGGTTCCAGTAATTGACTCCGCCCGCTGTTTGAGCAAACGAATATGGACCACTGTATGTCATGTCAACGGTGCTCGAACCAAATGTCAGAGTTCCTGTTACTTCTGATGGCGCACTAGCTGTCCAATCCGTCCAAGACACGGGAACTGCCATCACAGCAGATGCAGGAACAGTAAGTAAAACAATTATACAAAAATTTCTTAATAATAATTTCATAGTACTCTCCTTAATTACACTGTTAAAAAAAAAGCCGCTATTATATTATTTTGTTAGTCTAATATCTATAGATTTTCATTAACTACACATACACAAGATCAAAAAAAAGACCTAGGTTAATATATATTTATACTATTACAAGGTTTTTTTATACGAGAAAATGCCGACAAGCACTGCGTATACATTCAAACGTTTTCAAAAAATAACACAAAGTAAGTGACTTGTCAACACGAAATTTATAATATCAGAGGTCAGGTTTTTTAGCCTTGTGAACACCGTTAAAACCCGGTGAGAAGTCAAGCCTGACCTTTTTATTGATTAATGGCTCTTCAGAAAAAAACAGACCACTGCTGGTCAGGGCATTAAGCATGAATCTAAACATTTCGGTTCAATCTACTAGATGAAACCAGCAGAAAATCTAATTCGGATTGGTCGTTTAGACATTAGTTATACTGCGCCTCGTTAAGCTAGCATTTTCCTTCAAAAAGTCTCTCACTTTCTTTATATCAGTCCAAACCTTTTTCTTGTCACCAGGATTTCTCAGTAAGTATGCAGGGTGATAGGTTGCCAGAAGTTTTGTACTTTGATACTCAAAGAACCTTCCTCGCAGGTTACCTATAGATTCTGTTGTGTCCAACAGTGTCTGCGCGGCAAATGTACCTAACGCGCATATTATCATTGGGCGTATTATTTCAATCTGCCTGATCAAGTGCGGAGAACACAACACTATTTCATTTGCATTTGGATTTCTGTTATCCGGTGGACGGCACTTAAGGATATTGGCAATATATACATCGCTCCTTTTCAGCCCTATAGATTCTATAATTCTGGTCAAAAGCTGCCCGGCTTTTCCGACAAATGGCTCTCCCTGCTGGTCCTCGTAATAACCGGGGGCCTCTCCTACAAACATTAGTTCTGCATCCGGATCGCCTGCCCCGAAAACTACATTTGATCTCGCATGACATAACTCACATTTTATACATTTTTTTACCTGTTCTTCTAATTTTCCAAGCTCCTCAATCTTCTCTGATTTGTTCAATTCAACTGATTTTTCTTCATTATAAAAATCGAAATTATTGCAAACAGATTCTTGCGTTGAGGGTTGAGTAATTACGTTCTCTTCACTGGATAACGAGTCTTTAATTACGGGATCCAACTGCAGGTAATTTACCCCTAACTTTCTTTCCAGGTCAACCTTATCGGAAAGGACCTTAAGCAGTGACAATACCTCAGCTTTTGCTTCCTGTAGTTTTACTGGTTTAACTGATTTACTCATGTTTATTACTTTCACAACCAGGTTAATACTTCAATAATAACATGCTATCAAGAATCCACCCTACCACCCATGTTTTAATTGTGGCAAAACTACTAGCGTGAATGGTGAAATGCAGTTTGAACAGCTTAAACAGTCAAAAAGGTTTAAGCTGCTATTACAAGTAATTCAAACTTTTTATAACATGTCAGGATTATATATAAGCTTCCAAAGCGTGTCAAAATCTCTTTTTCCTTGAATTTATCATAAGACAAACCTAGAATACTAAATTCTACATATTTACCTCTTCGGAGCAGAGTTACGATGCAAATCACCGTAAATGATGAAAACAAAGAATTTCCAGCCAAAACATCAGTATCAGAACTGCTGAAAAGTTTTGATATGGATGAAAGGTATGTTGCGGTAGAATTAAATCGTAAAATAGTTCCACGCACACAATTCAGTGAGAAATTACTGGTGGAAAATGATATTTTAGAAATAGTTACTTTTGTAGGTGGTGGATAATAAAATGAGTGATACAGTTCTCAAACTTGGCAAATACGAGTTTAAATCAAGATTGTTTGTTGGTACGGGAAAATATGAGACCTTAGACATAATGAAAGAGGCTCTGGAAGCAAGCGGTTCAGAGGTTATTACAGTAGCGGTAAGAAGAGCGAATATTGAAGGTAAACCGGGAGAATCGCTGCTCGATTATATTGATAAAGAAAAATATACTATCCTTCCCAATACTGCAGGGTGTTTTTCAGCAGATGAAGCCATCAGAACAGCATTTATGGCAAGGGAATTGGGGATTTCTGACTTAATAAAACTTGAAGTATTAGGCGATAAAGATACACTGCTGCCAGACCCTGTTGGCACTTTAGAAGCCACTGAAAAGCTGGTAAAAGAAGGTTTTACCGTACTTGTATATACCTCTGATGACCCTATCATAGCAAAACGCCTTGAAGACGCCGGAGCGACAAGTGTGATGCCGGCGGGAGCGCCTATAGGTTCAGGTCAGGGAATCCTGAACCCTAATAACATAAGGATAATTCTGGAGACATTGAGCGTGCCTGTTATAGTTGATGCCGGAGTGGGAACCGCTTCAGATGTGACTGCTGCTATGGAACTTGGTTGCGTGGGAGTATTGTTAAATACGGGGATTGCACAGGCAAAAGAGCCTGTCCAAATGGCCAAAGCGATGAAACTTGCGTGTGAGTCGGGCCGTCTGGCGTATTTATCAGGCAGAATACCAAAGAAACTGTACGCGAATGCCAGCAGCCCTTTAAAAGACTTTTAAAAATCATTTCCTATTGACAATCTTAGAAGCTGTCAGATAATTACCATACTCTGAATAAATTTACTGTGTTACAAGCATGGACAAACGAGTTTATCCATGCCACCTATTCTGTTTATTCTCATAGAAATAAAATAGATAATGTTAGCCAAACGTATAATACCCTGCCTTGATGTTAAAGATGGCAGAGTGGTAAAAGGGACTAAATTTTCAGGTTTGAGAGATTCCGGGGATCCTGTAGAAATTGCTGAACTGTACTGTCAGCAAGGTGCGGATGAACTGGTCTTTCTTGATATTACCGCCTCACATGAAAAAAGAGGCATTATACTTGATGTTGTAAGGCATACGGCAGAAAATGTTTTTATGCCTCTTACGGTTGGCGGTGGAATTAGAACTATTGATGATATCAGGACTCTCCTGAACGCCGGCACAGATAAAGTATCTATAAACACTACTGCGGTAAAAGACCCTGAGTTTATAAATAAAGCATCTAAACGCTTTGGAAGCCAATGCATTGTAGTCGCCATTGATGCGAAGAGAGAAGGAGACGGATGGGGAGTATTTATAAATGGCGGGCGTACCCCTACTGGAAAAGATGCGGTTGAGTGGGCTAAAGAAGTAGAATCAAGAGGAGCTGGAGAGATACTCCTAACCAGTATGGACTGTGACGGTACCAAAGATGGTTTCAACCTTGAACTTACACGGACAATATCTGAAAGTCTGGAAATACCAGTTATAGCATCCGGTGGCGCTGGAAATCTTGATCATTTCTATGACGTATTTACAAAAGGCAAGGCAGATGCCGCATTGGCTGCATCCATTTTCCATTTTAAGGAGTACGAGATAGCCACGGTAAAGGATTTTTTGTCTGATAAAAGAATAATAGTGAGAAAAACATGAATTATTCTGATTTTGAATAAATTAATTAATAGTGCAGTATAGCTGCGGCTGAAGTTTGAAGTGCCTTAAATGAACAAAAGTATCTAAAGAGCAGACGCATAAACTTACAAAGATGTTGATAGTAAAAGAGTTATAAAAAGAGTTAGAGGCAATATTTTGTAAAAGGAGCGACAAGAATAATGTGCCAACGAGCCAGTAAGCCGTATTTTAAAGGGTTTTGTGAAATAATTTACAAAATCCAATAGTAGAATTACAAAATACGGTGCCCAACTTGTATAATAGAAGTCACACAATAACACAAACTACTATACAAGAAAGGACACGCTAGAATGCTACCAATATCACAAATTCAAATCAACCAAAAATCGCTACTAATTCACACTGTTCACGAAGATGACAAAGTACTGCTTAATACACCAGATGCGGAATGGTTTCGGGCTTTATATTATTTTCCCTGGGAGAAACACCGTAATTTCGGTGCTGAGTACTACGATGCACTTTATGAATTTAATAAACGAGAAGAGAGAAAGAGGCTGAAAAATCAACCCCAAAAGCAAGTAGTATTATCTCAGAGCAAAGAAGATGCAAGACAGGAGCTTTTGTTTAATAGAGCAACAATGCAAGTTGACAAGGAGAAGAGAGGTGATGTGCTTTATGAAGTAGCGGCTGAATCAAAGCAGCGGATGGTAAGTCCCCTGAGTATATCTCCCGGGGTAGTGCCATTTCGATTGGGAGGTAAGAGGCCAAAATGTTTTTTTGCGTTGTTAAAAAGTTTTTTGGGTACAGCTCTAATGGGATTTCCGTGCGAGCCGGAAAAAGTGTCCATGTTATTAAAGAGTAATCCGAGTTTTGTGCGAGTATGTGGATTTGCACCGAAGGGGGAAAGGGATGAGTATTGTAGCAGGCATATACCAAGTGAGCGTAAACTGCAGCAATTTGACCAGATCATGAGTGAGTGGGGGCTATGGGATAAGATGAAGATTGCGCTGGTAACTGAGAACATAGAGACAGGTGCGATTAAAATAGAAAAGGAAGTAGTAGGAGATACAACTCACTATTATGCATATTCAGGGTTTGAGACAGTAAAGTATAAGGACGAAGATGGTAAGGAGGAGCAGAAGAAGTCGCAATCAAAGCTGACTAAGAGGTGTCGCTGTCAGGACAGAGACAAGTGTGAACATGACTGGGTATTGGCAGATGAAGGAGCGGGGACAATCGTGAAATCCATAACAAAGATGTATTGGGGGCACAAAGCAAGTATTGTAGGTTTTCCACGTCAAGGCGTGCCTCTGGATGCAAGAGCAGTGTTGGATGGACCGACACATGATGGAGAGACATATTTTCCACATGTAGAAAAGGTATTTGATACATATCCGGTGATTGAAGAATCGGTTAAAAGAGCGTTGTATGATAGCGCGTGTGATAGCAGAGATTTGAAAGATAAGTTTATGGACAAACTCGGCTTAGAATTAAAGGCATCTTTAAATCCAAGGCGCAAGAATGGAATAACAGATGGTTTGCCGCGTGGCATGGAGAAGATAACGCCGTATGGTGTGGTAATATGCAATGGTGGCCATGAGATGGATTACAAAGGAATGCGTTATGAAAAAGAAAAATTCATTTACCATGCGCCAACGGATACAGATGGTGAACCGGTGTGTTCAACATGCTTGCATCAGGTAGAGTGTTGTCCCAATTCGTTAACTGGCAGGATGATTAATATATCATTTGGGTTATTACCCCACATAGACACGGAAGATCCTCCAATGGCAAAGAGATTCAAGGCAATAATGACACGTCGTCCTTCAGTTGAGCGGTGCGGCTGGAGCTTGAAGTGTGATATTGGTGATGATCGTTTAAGCAAGAGAGGGAATCTTGCGTTTCAGGCATACCTGGACAAGACGATGATTGCTTTTCATCTGTTGTTACAGAATTAAATTGGTGATTTTTAAAGTAAAAAACAAAAAACCGTAGGAGAGGTGTTTTCAAATTTGCAAATTATCTCCATTGTTGGTGCTGTGCAGTTTTATACTGTCTTCTTTTAACGTAATTTTGAAGTACGATTGAAAAAAATTTTTGCATCAAGCGCTTTTCGTGCGAGTTTATGCGGAGGCTCTAAAGGAAAAAATTTTTTTCACAACTTTAGCTTATTTCAAACTTTAGGCATTTTTGAATTTTATGATAAAAAAATGGTTGTATTTTCAGGCTATTTATTTTATCATGTTCCTTCGTACAAAATTTTAACATAAAAATAATAAACACTTGAAATGAGTCAATCACTGGAAGCTAAAGTAGAACCTGAAGTTGTATTGGACTGGATAAATAAGATTGGTAGTGATTCTTCTTCGACCGTTCCCCTGTTACAGGCAGTACAATCAAAATATGGTTATCTGCCAAGAGTTGCAATGGACCTGATAATTCAAAACTCCGATATTTCAGGCAGTCAGGTTTACGGTGTAGCTACCTTCTATTCTCAATTCAGATTAAAACCGGTCGGACGACACATGATAAGAATTTGCCACGGCACTGCCTGTCACGTTACAGGTGCAGACAGATTGGATACTTCCTTACGCCACATCCTCAATATTACTGATGAGGAACAGGATACCGCTGAAAATGGAAGTTACACGATAGAGCAAGTTGCCTGCATTGGATGCTGCAGTCAGGCCCCGGTACTGGTAATAGCTGACGAAGTCTCCGGAAACCTTACTGGCGCAAACGCTCAAAGGGCATTGAAAAAACACGCCAAAAAGAACGAAGAAATTGTGGCCAATATATAGTAGCTGAAAGATTGAGAGAATAAAACAGAATACAGACAGGATATATTTATTTATCTTTTTTCGCTTTGAGCGACATAGCTTTTATCTAATCCCATCAGTATAGCTGGTGGTTTAACCGATAATTTATTGAGAATTGAACAATGGAAGCTAATAATCTTAACGTAATTGTTGGAGAAGGGACTTGCGGAATTGCGGCTGGCTCAAAGGAAGTAATCGAGGCTTTCCGGAAGCATGCTCCCGAAATGAATATCAGAACCGTCGGTTGTGTCGGTATGTGTCATCAGGAAGTAATCACCGAAATAAATGATGGTAATGGTAATAGACACATATACGGTAACGTCACAAAAAAAACAGTTCCGTCAATCATAAAATTCCATAAAGGAGAGGGAGATCTACCAGAAGACCAGCTGATATTCTCGCCAGACAACCAGGATCTGGACAAATGGCGATATCTGGCACATCAAACAAGAATAGCCCTTCGAAATGTTGGATATCTTGACCCCACTTCGATTTCAGAATACCAGGCAAGAGATGGATATAAGGCGATAAAGAAAATTTTAGCGGATATGACGCCTGAACAGGTTATTGAGGAAGTCAAGATTTCATGTATTAGAGGACGAGGTGGCGCCGGATTCCCAACACATGTTAAATGGAATTTTGCAAAACAATCTGAAGGAGACATAAAATATCTGATTTGTAACGGTGATGAAGGTGACCCAGGTGCGTTTATGGACCGATCACTCCTGGAAGGAGACCCCCATAATGTGATTGAAGGTATGTTGATTGCCGCATATTCATTTGGTGCATCAAAGGGTTACGCATATATCCGTGCAGAGTATCCGCTTGCTGTAAAGAATTTTGGTAAAGCAATAAAAGATGCTCATGAACTTGGTGTTCTGGGGGATAACATTCAAGGAACGAACTTCTCATTTGATATAAAAATCAAAGAAGGGGCAGGAGCTTTTGTCTGCGGAGAAGAGACGGCGCTTATCGCTTCAATTGAAGGAGATCGGGGAATGCCAAGATTTAAACCCCCCTTCCCTGCCATTAAAGGATTATTCGGAAAACCGACAATAATAAATAATGTAGAAACCCTGGCAAACCTGCCATGGATAATCAATAAGGGCGGGAAAGCCTATGCCTCCCATGGAACAGAAGATTCCAAAGGTACAAAAGTTTTTGCGCTGGCTGGAGCAATAAAAAAAGGTGGCCTGGTAGAAGTTCCGATGGGAACTAAGATTCGAGATGTCCTGGAAGATATCGGAGGAGGATCTTCATCCGATAAACCACTAAAAGCCGTACAGCTTGGAGGGCCATCCGGAGGATGTGTACCAGAGAATCTTTTTGACACTACAATCGAATACGCCGCAATAAATGCTACAGGTGCTATTATGGGTTCCGGTGGTATGATAGTCATGGACGAATCGACCTGTATGGTTGATCTCTCCAAATATTTCCTCAGCTTTACTCAGAACGAATCATGCGGAAAATGTACCTTTTGCAGAATAGGTACGTTAAGGATGAGAGAACTTTTATCCAAGATTTGTGACGGTCACGGTGAAATGGAAGATATTGAAGCCCTTGAAGAGCTTACCGAGCAGATTAAAAAATCCAGTCTATGCGGTCTTGGACAGACTGCGCCAAACCCTGTTGCAACAACACTGAAATATTTCCGCAATGAATACGAGGCCCACATAAAAGACAAGAGATGTCCTGCCGGTGTATGCAAAAGCCTGATAACACATACAATTATTTCTACGGATTGTACTGGTTGTTCCTTATGCGAGATCCAATGTCCGGTCAATGCGATAACTGGGCAAAAGAAGGTAAAAGGATCTTATGTCATTGATCAGGCAGCATGTATCAACTGCGGAATGTGTTTTGAAGTATGCAACTCAAAAGCTATTAAAGTAGAATAATATTTTTTAATTTAATTAATTAAAGCCCCAGGTATTGATAATGAGTGAGAATGTAAAGATAACATTAAATGGCAAAGAAATAGAAGTCCCTGCTGATGCGACAATCAGAGAAGCAGCGAAAAGCCAGGGCATAGATATACCGACTTTTTGTTATGATGATAGATTAAAGGCATATACAAGTTGTTTTTTATGTGTTGTGGAGGTAGAGAATGCAAGAAACATGATACCTGCCTGTAGTACAACTGTTACTCCGGGTATGGTTATAAGAACTGATACTGAAGCTATTAAGACGACACGGAAAATGGCCCTTGACCTGCTTTTGTCTGATCACAGTGGAGACTGTATTGCGCCTTGTGAAGATACATGTCCTTCAAATATTGATATACAAGGATATATTGCTCATATATCAAATGGAAACTTTCCTGCTGCTGTTAAATTAATTAAAGAAAGAAACCCCCTACCTGTAATTTGTGGCAGAATATGTCCTCATCCGTGTGAATCACAATGCAGGAGAGGTCTTGTTGATGAACCGATAGCTATTAACCCACTGAAAAGATTTTCTTCCGAATACGAACTGGAACATGGTCCGTTTATGCCCGAAACAAAACCGGATACAGGTAAAAAGGTGGCAATTGTAGGTGGAGGCCCTGCCGGATTATCAGCGGCTTATTACCTGAGGCAAGAAGGACACGCTGTAGACATCCATGAGGCGCTGCCTGAATTAGGAGGTATGGCCCGCTACGGTATACCAAGATTCAGACTACCTTGGGACAAGATGGATAAAGAGATTAGCGCGATTATTGGACTTGGAGTAAATGTTCATCACAATAAGAGCCTGGGCAAGGATTTCACCATTGATGATCTCAAAAAAAATGGTGCTGACGCTGTACTGATAGCCATTGGTGCACACAGAGCCAAAAAGATGATGGTTGAGAATGAAGATATACCGGGGGTAATCGGAGGAATAGATTTCCTGCGTAAGGTTGTGCTGGGTGAAGAGGTAAATGTCGGCAAAAAAGTTGCAGTTATAGGCGGTGGAGATACTGCAATGGATTGTTGCCGTGTTGCCAAACGTGCCGGAGCAGAAGATGTAACTCTGCTATATAGAAGATCACAGGAAGAGATACCTGCCCTGCAACATGAACAGGATGAGACTATCGAAGAAGGTGTTGAATTCAGGCTACTGACCGCTCCGGTAGAGGTACTGGAGGAAAATGGTAAGGCTAAGGGCTTGAAAGTTATTTCAATGGAACTTGGTGATCCTGACGAATCCGGCAGGCGCAGACCTAAACCTGTAGAGGGAAGTGAGGAGGATCTTGAATTTGATCTGATCATTGCTGCCATTGGACAAGATCCGGATGTTTCCTGTATAGAAGATGAGAAAGAAGTGCCTGAATGTACCAGGTGGAGCACCTTCGTATATGATGAAAAAACCATGATCACAAGCGTTGAAGGCGTATTTACAGCAGGTGACTGCGCATTCGGACCGGATACTGTAATTCGTGCTGTATCCGAAGGAAAACAGGCTGCCAAAGCTATCAATCTTTACTTCAGTGGTGCAAAAGTTGAACTTAAGAAAGAGTATCAGATTTCAGCTGGAAGGTTAAAAGACCTTGACATGGCTGACTTCTCACCCAGATACGTTCATCAGAAGAGAGCCTTGGAGACTACACATCCAGCGGATGTCCGCATGGCAGCAGGAGGATATGATGCCATAAACGTCGGAATCGATGAAGCACAAGCACTGGCAGAAGCAGCACGATGCATAGAGTGCGGCTGCAAGGCCAGATTTGATTGTGATCTCAGAAACTACTCCTCGGAATACGGAATCGGTGATGTAAAGTACAAAGGTGACAGGAGAAAGTACGATGTAGATACAAGGCATCCTTTAGTCAGTATTGAAGCCGATAAATGTATTACCTGCGCTTGTTGCGTAAGGGTCTGCAGTGAAGCCAGAAAGATATCTGCCCTCTCTTTTGTCAACAGGGGATTTGTTACCAAGATTGCGCCTAACTTTGATGATCCACTGCAGAACACAGACTGTGATGCCTGTGGAATGTGCATTGATCTGTGCCCTACCGGCACTCTGGCAGAAAATACCGGCAAGGAATATGGTCCCTGGGTAACTGATATCAGCATCAGCACCTGTACATCATGCCCGAGAGGTTGCGCCATAAAGGTGCATACAAAAGAGGGTTTGATAACGAAAGTACAGAGCGTTGATAACGACCCGATTAACGGAGCTATGATTTGCAGAGAAGGCAGGTTCTCGAATCACCTTCAGGACAAGGCTATTGAACTTACTGATAATGAACTGAAAGAGCAGTTGAATAATGCCAGAAACCTTTTGGACGATGCCAGCAAACTGGCAGTAATAGTTTCGCCTAAACTAACGGTTGAAACACTTTTTGCGGCAAAAAGTCTCTGTGAAGAGAAAAATGGAACACTTTACTATATACCCGGCGAAAAATCCGAACCAAACAAGTTTCCATTTGCAAAACTAAAGAACAGTTCCAACACCGCTTTATTAAATAAAATGGGCGCAAAAGCATGGGATAACGCTAGTACTGATTGCATCCTTCTCGTTGGAGCCTATCTGGAAAATAAACCTAAGGAGTCCGTCAAAGTAATTACCATGAGCAACTTTAAAAACGGCATCGCACCGGATGCGCAAATACCACTGGCAGACCCGTTAAAAAGCGAAGGTGCTGTACTAACAGACGAAGGATATCTGGCCTTCTTAAATACAAAATTGCCTGTTGGTAAGGATTTAACTCCTTACACTCTCCTGGCAAACCTGGGTGGCTTGAATGGATTCGAAGACATTGCTTCAATCAGAAAGCAATTGGCAGCGTCAGTCACTGAACTGAATGGATTGTTAGAAAGTGGTAGCGACAGGCTTGTAAAGACCAATCTTACACCTGAAATGATAGATGTTGCACCAGATTGCCGTGAAGTCGCTTTTGCAAAATATTGTGAAGGTCTGGGATTGTAACGCTCGCAATTCTGCAAACTACAATTGCATCAACCCTCTGCTTTCATCAGAAATCCATGAGCACTCAGTCCGGCACCGAAAGCAACTATTAAACACCAATCACCAGGAGCAACACCCTTACTTAAAATCTCACGCAAAACAAACAGAACTGTCGGAGACGACATATTCCCATATCCCGCAAGAATATCACGGGTCATTTGTAATTTTATTTCCGGAATACCCAATTTGTCTCTGACCGCGTTGATCACCTTTTCTCCTCCTGGATGGAATGCCCAGTGTTTAATATCTTCCCGTTTCAGCCCGCTGGGTGTTAACAGGTCATTTACTACTCTGGCAACCGTTTTACTGGCAAACGCAGACAACTTTAAGGAAAGCTGGTTATGCAATTGTCCGTTTCTGTATATGTATCGTATATCTTCACGATATTTTGTGTCACACCTGCTCGCTGATGCAACCAGTCTTAATACACCGGGACGACTCCATAAAACCGCAGCAGATGCACCGTCAGCAAAGAGCGCGTTTGAAACAATCAGACTCAAATCATCTGCCATCTGAAATGTTGCACTGCAGA
The window above is part of the Candidatus Scalindua japonica genome. Proteins encoded here:
- the hisF gene encoding imidazole glycerol phosphate synthase subunit HisF; protein product: MLAKRIIPCLDVKDGRVVKGTKFSGLRDSGDPVEIAELYCQQGADELVFLDITASHEKRGIILDVVRHTAENVFMPLTVGGGIRTIDDIRTLLNAGTDKVSINTTAVKDPEFINKASKRFGSQCIVVAIDAKREGDGWGVFINGGRTPTGKDAVEWAKEVESRGAGEILLTSMDCDGTKDGFNLELTRTISESLEIPVIASGGAGNLDHFYDVFTKGKADAALAASIFHFKEYEIATVKDFLSDKRIIVRKT
- a CDS encoding uracil-DNA glycosylase, giving the protein MSKSVKPVKLQEAKAEVLSLLKVLSDKVDLERKLGVNYLQLDPVIKDSLSSEENVITQPSTQESVCNNFDFYNEEKSVELNKSEKIEELGKLEEQVKKCIKCELCHARSNVVFGAGDPDAELMFVGEAPGYYEDQQGEPFVGKAGQLLTRIIESIGLKRSDVYIANILKCRPPDNRNPNANEIVLCSPHLIRQIEIIRPMIICALGTFAAQTLLDTTESIGNLRGRFFEYQSTKLLATYHPAYLLRNPGDKKKVWTDIKKVRDFLKENASLTRRSITNV
- the thiS gene encoding sulfur carrier protein ThiS yields the protein MQITVNDENKEFPAKTSVSELLKSFDMDERYVAVELNRKIVPRTQFSEKLLVENDILEIVTFVGGG
- a CDS encoding type III polyketide synthase, producing MKNESVSIASLGVATPPYAVKQSEAETFLRNHYSKVLEPKSMSKMVKIFAHPSVLNRYIAVKDLECLVNEDPDSRIARFTEWAVELSSQAINNALVQAGITTGDITGLVVNTCTGYICPGISTYLLEKLGFSNNIRIHDLVGSGCGGSIPNLQICRDIIQGKRDEIVVSVSIEICSATFQMADDLSLIVSNALFADGASAAVLWSRPGVLRLVASASRCDTKYREDIRYIYRNGQLHNQLSLKLSAFASKTVARVVNDLLTPSGLKREDIKHWAFHPGGEKVINAVRDKLGIPEIKLQMTRDILAGYGNMSSPTVLFVLREILSKGVAPGDWCLIVAFGAGLSAHGFLMKAEG
- a CDS encoding complex I 24 kDa subunit family protein — translated: MSQSLEAKVEPEVVLDWINKIGSDSSSTVPLLQAVQSKYGYLPRVAMDLIIQNSDISGSQVYGVATFYSQFRLKPVGRHMIRICHGTACHVTGADRLDTSLRHILNITDEEQDTAENGSYTIEQVACIGCCSQAPVLVIADEVSGNLTGANAQRALKKHAKKNEEIVANI
- a CDS encoding thiazole synthase, with product MSDTVLKLGKYEFKSRLFVGTGKYETLDIMKEALEASGSEVITVAVRRANIEGKPGESLLDYIDKEKYTILPNTAGCFSADEAIRTAFMARELGISDLIKLEVLGDKDTLLPDPVGTLEATEKLVKEGFTVLVYTSDDPIIAKRLEDAGATSVMPAGAPIGSGQGILNPNNIRIILETLSVPVIVDAGVGTASDVTAAMELGCVGVLLNTGIAQAKEPVQMAKAMKLACESGRLAYLSGRIPKKLYANASSPLKDF
- a CDS encoding FAD-dependent oxidoreductase — its product is MSENVKITLNGKEIEVPADATIREAAKSQGIDIPTFCYDDRLKAYTSCFLCVVEVENARNMIPACSTTVTPGMVIRTDTEAIKTTRKMALDLLLSDHSGDCIAPCEDTCPSNIDIQGYIAHISNGNFPAAVKLIKERNPLPVICGRICPHPCESQCRRGLVDEPIAINPLKRFSSEYELEHGPFMPETKPDTGKKVAIVGGGPAGLSAAYYLRQEGHAVDIHEALPELGGMARYGIPRFRLPWDKMDKEISAIIGLGVNVHHNKSLGKDFTIDDLKKNGADAVLIAIGAHRAKKMMVENEDIPGVIGGIDFLRKVVLGEEVNVGKKVAVIGGGDTAMDCCRVAKRAGAEDVTLLYRRSQEEIPALQHEQDETIEEGVEFRLLTAPVEVLEENGKAKGLKVISMELGDPDESGRRRPKPVEGSEEDLEFDLIIAAIGQDPDVSCIEDEKEVPECTRWSTFVYDEKTMITSVEGVFTAGDCAFGPDTVIRAVSEGKQAAKAINLYFSGAKVELKKEYQISAGRLKDLDMADFSPRYVHQKRALETTHPADVRMAAGGYDAINVGIDEAQALAEAARCIECGCKARFDCDLRNYSSEYGIGDVKYKGDRRKYDVDTRHPLVSIEADKCITCACCVRVCSEARKISALSFVNRGFVTKIAPNFDDPLQNTDCDACGMCIDLCPTGTLAENTGKEYGPWVTDISISTCTSCPRGCAIKVHTKEGLITKVQSVDNDPINGAMICREGRFSNHLQDKAIELTDNELKEQLNNARNLLDDASKLAVIVSPKLTVETLFAAKSLCEEKNGTLYYIPGEKSEPNKFPFAKLKNSSNTALLNKMGAKAWDNASTDCILLVGAYLENKPKESVKVITMSNFKNGIAPDAQIPLADPLKSEGAVLTDEGYLAFLNTKLPVGKDLTPYTLLANLGGLNGFEDIASIRKQLAASVTELNGLLESGSDRLVKTNLTPEMIDVAPDCREVAFAKYCEGLGL
- a CDS encoding NADH-quinone oxidoreductase subunit NuoF, yielding MEANNLNVIVGEGTCGIAAGSKEVIEAFRKHAPEMNIRTVGCVGMCHQEVITEINDGNGNRHIYGNVTKKTVPSIIKFHKGEGDLPEDQLIFSPDNQDLDKWRYLAHQTRIALRNVGYLDPTSISEYQARDGYKAIKKILADMTPEQVIEEVKISCIRGRGGAGFPTHVKWNFAKQSEGDIKYLICNGDEGDPGAFMDRSLLEGDPHNVIEGMLIAAYSFGASKGYAYIRAEYPLAVKNFGKAIKDAHELGVLGDNIQGTNFSFDIKIKEGAGAFVCGEETALIASIEGDRGMPRFKPPFPAIKGLFGKPTIINNVETLANLPWIINKGGKAYASHGTEDSKGTKVFALAGAIKKGGLVEVPMGTKIRDVLEDIGGGSSSDKPLKAVQLGGPSGGCVPENLFDTTIEYAAINATGAIMGSGGMIVMDESTCMVDLSKYFLSFTQNESCGKCTFCRIGTLRMRELLSKICDGHGEMEDIEALEELTEQIKKSSLCGLGQTAPNPVATTLKYFRNEYEAHIKDKRCPAGVCKSLITHTIISTDCTGCSLCEIQCPVNAITGQKKVKGSYVIDQAACINCGMCFEVCNSKAIKVE